One window of Acidobacteriota bacterium genomic DNA carries:
- a CDS encoding glycosyl hydrolase, with the protein TESIVIDAAAPATPFPHYWERMFGSGRAVLTLRSSYRQDLHEVKGITGFEYVRFHDILDDDMGVYSEDAGGKPVYNFSYVDQVYDGLLQAGVKPFVELSFTPRKLSVDPPTLHPFWYRPIVSPPRDYARWGELVYQFTRHLVERYGVDEVAQWYFEVWNEPNIDFWAGDPKESTYYQLYEHAAHAIKRVSPRLRVGGPATAQAAWVDRFIRHCVENKVPFDFVSTHVYGNDLSRDVFGTDENIPRDQMVCRAVRKVHDQVKASSRPDVPLIWSEYNASYKNEVEVTDSTYMAPWLADTIRQCDGLVDMLSYWTFSDVFDEQGVVPRPFYGGFGLVATGGVPKPAYNAFALLHRLGSKRIAVANDSALVTLRDNGGLVIALWNLAPPGESRPAKQFKLKITGLKGKRRIVMHQIDDQHGSFWPAYKRLGEPRYPTAEQYRELRKAAAMSPAPARDWDGGVLDLTLPAHALALVEIEAAVSRPSPAAARHTRDE; encoded by the coding sequence CGACCGAGAGCATCGTGATCGATGCCGCCGCGCCGGCCACCCCGTTCCCGCACTATTGGGAAAGGATGTTCGGTTCCGGGCGCGCCGTGCTCACACTACGCTCAAGCTATCGCCAGGACCTGCATGAGGTGAAGGGGATCACCGGCTTCGAGTATGTCCGCTTCCACGACATCCTCGACGACGACATGGGCGTTTACAGCGAAGATGCCGGCGGCAAGCCCGTCTACAACTTCTCTTATGTGGACCAGGTCTACGATGGCCTGCTGCAAGCCGGAGTGAAACCGTTCGTCGAGTTGAGCTTCACGCCGCGGAAACTCTCCGTCGATCCACCCACGCTGCATCCATTCTGGTATCGCCCCATCGTGTCGCCGCCGCGAGACTATGCGCGGTGGGGAGAGCTCGTCTATCAATTCACCCGGCACCTGGTCGAGCGCTACGGTGTGGACGAAGTCGCGCAGTGGTACTTCGAGGTTTGGAACGAGCCCAACATCGATTTCTGGGCGGGTGATCCGAAAGAGTCGACGTACTACCAGCTCTATGAACACGCCGCACACGCCATCAAGCGCGTGAGTCCGCGCTTGCGCGTGGGGGGCCCGGCCACGGCGCAGGCCGCCTGGGTCGACCGCTTCATCCGCCACTGCGTGGAGAACAAAGTCCCATTCGACTTCGTTTCCACGCACGTTTACGGGAACGATCTGTCGCGGGACGTCTTCGGGACAGACGAGAACATCCCACGCGACCAGATGGTGTGTCGCGCGGTGCGCAAGGTGCACGACCAGGTGAAAGCTTCGTCGCGGCCGGACGTGCCCCTCATCTGGAGCGAATACAACGCCAGCTACAAGAATGAGGTGGAGGTCACCGACTCCACGTACATGGCGCCGTGGCTAGCCGACACCATCCGGCAATGCGATGGCCTGGTCGACATGCTCTCGTACTGGACATTCTCCGATGTGTTTGACGAACAAGGCGTGGTGCCGCGGCCTTTCTACGGCGGCTTCGGACTGGTTGCGACGGGCGGTGTGCCCAAGCCGGCCTACAACGCGTTCGCCTTGCTGCATCGGCTGGGCTCGAAGCGGATCGCGGTGGCGAACGACTCGGCGCTCGTCACTCTCCGCGACAACGGTGGGCTGGTCATCGCGCTGTGGAACCTGGCGCCGCCCGGAGAATCGCGCCCCGCCAAGCAGTTCAAGCTCAAGATCACCGGGCTCAAGGGCAAGCGGAGGATCGTGATGCACCAGATCGACGATCAGCATGGCTCGTTCTGGCCGGCCTACAAGCGCCTCGGCGAGCCACGCTACCCGACGGCGGAGCAATACCGCGAACTGCGCAAAGCCGCCGCGATGTCGCCCGCACCGGCGCGCGATTGGGACGGTGGGGTGCTGGATCTCACCCTGCCGGCGCATGCGCTGGCGTTGGTTGAGATCGAGGCCGCTGTTTCACGTCCGTCTCCCGCCGCCGCGAGGCATACTAGAGACGAATGA